The following is a genomic window from Rhizobium sp. NRK18.
CCGCGACATGTTCCACTGGATCTCGGCGATGATTGCCGGGCCGGCGCTCATCTATTCAGGCCGCTTCTTCTTCATCTCGGCCTGGGGTGCGCTGAAGCATGGCCGCGCCAACATGGACGTGCCGATTTCGCTGGCCGTCATCCTGGCCTACGGCATGTCGTTGTGGGAGACGATGCATCACGGTGCGCATGCCTGGTTCGACGCCTCCGTCACACTCCTGTTCTTCCTGCTGATCGGCCGCACGCTCGACCATATGATGCGAGACCGGGCGCGCTCGGCGATCACCGGACTGGCGAAACTGTCGCCGCGCGGCGCAATGATCGTCACGGAAGAGGGCGGTCGCGAATACCGCCCGATCGAGGATGTCCGGCCCGGCGACCGGATCGCCGTTGCCGCGGGCGAGCGCGTGCCCGTCGACGGCGTGATCGAAAGCGGTGTCAGCGATCTCGACAAGTCGATCGTCACCGGCGAGAGCGTGCCGGTTCGTGTGGCAGCGGGAGATGCGCTGCAGGCCGGCGTCGTCAACCTGACCGGCCCCGTCGTGCTGAAGGCGACGGCGACGGCGCGCGATTCCTTTCTGGCGGAAATCATCGGCCTGATGGAGTCGGCCGAGGGGGGCAGGGCGCGCTATCGCCGCATCGCCGACCGCGCCGCGGAAATCTACGCGCCTGCCGTCCATCTTCTGGCCCTCGGCGCCTTCCTCTTCTGGGGGCTCTATGGCGGCGACTGGAAGCACGCGCTTCTGGTGGCGATCGCGGTGCTGATCATAACCTGCCCATGCGCGCTTGGACTGGCCGTGCCGGTTGTCCAGGTTGTTGCCGCCGGCCGTCTGTTCAAGAACGGCATCATGGTCAAGGATGGCTCGGCCATGGAGCGGCTTGCGGAAATTGACACGGTTCTCTTCGACAAGACCGGTACACTGACGGCCGGTCGGCCGGAACTGGTCGATAAGGCCGAGCTCAATGCCGGCTATCTCGATATCGCCGCCGAGCTTGCCGGGCATTCCAACCACCCTCTGTCGGCGGCGCTGGCGCGGCACGGCCGGGCGAGCGGGCAACGGTTCGATGCCATTCGGGAAATCCCCGGCGCCGGGCTCGAAGCGGAAACGGCGGAAGGCGTCTACCGGCTCGGCAGCCGTCTCTTCGCCTGCGGTGCGGGCGCCCATGCGGACACTTCGGCGGAGGCCTATTCGGAGGTCGTCCTGTCGCTCGACGGTCGCGAGCTGGAGGTCTTCCGGTTCCGCGATCACATGCGTGCCGATGCCGGCGAGGTTCTCACGGAGCTTGCTGCAAAGGGCATGCGAACGGCGATGATTTCCGGCGACCGCGAGCCGGTCGTCAAGGCGTTCGCCGCGCGTCTCGGCATCGCCGACTGGCAAGCCGGGATGTCGCCGAAGGACAAGGCGGAGCATTGCGCAGCGTTGAAGCGCGAGGGGCGCACGGTGTTGATGGTCGGCGACGGCATCAACGATGCGCCGGCGCTGTCTGCCGCGCATGTGTCGATGGCACCGGCAACCGCCGCCGATATCGGCCGGCAGGCCGCCGACTTCGTCTTCATGCATGAAAGCCTCGAAGCCGTGCCGCTGGCGATTGCCGTTTCGCGGCGGGCCGGGCGGCTGATCCGCGAGAATTTCGGTCTGGCGATCGTCTACAACGTGATTGCCGTGCCGATCGCGCTGATGGGGCTGGCGACGCCGCTGATCGCCGCCATAGCCATGTCGTCCTCGTCCATCATCGTCGTCCTGAATGCGCTGCGATTGAACCGTCTTGGCCGTGCGAGGGCGCAGGGAGACGCAAAGCCCAAGGCTGGTTCGTCGGCGGCGCCGAAGGTTGATGCCAAGGCGGCCTTGTCATGAGCAATCTCGTCCTTTTGATCCCGATTGCGCTGTTTCTCGGCGGTCTCGGTCTCTTCGCCTTCCTGTGGTCGCTGAAGAGCGGCCAGTACGACGATCTCGACGGTGCGGCCTGGCGGGTGCTCGACGACGATGACGACAGGCCTGCCGCAGGCTGATCGGCCTTCCTCTTTAAATCGATTATTTTGACACTTGTGGTGTCCGGCCCTAAGTGCCACAACTCCCCCGCAAGACTCTAGGGAGATTGAAGACGTGGAACAGGCAGAAATCGGTTTGATCGGTCTCGGTGTCATGGGCGCGAACCTCGCGCTCAATATCGCCGAAAAGGGCAACAAGATCGCGGTGTTTAACCGGACCGTCGAGAAGACGCACGAGTTCTTCAAGGATGCGGGCGCGCTGAAGGACAAGATCATTCCGTGCGAGACCATCGAGGATTTCGTCGCCGCCATCCGCCCGCCGCGGCCAATCATCATCATGATCAAGGCCGGCGAGGCTGTCGATCAGCAGATCGAGCACCTGAAGCCCTATCTCTCGTCCGGCGACATCATGATCGATGCCGGCAACGCCAATTTCCGCGACACGATGGCCCGTTTCGACCGGCTGAAGGACACCGAGCTGACCTTCATCGGCATGGGTGTTTCCGGTGGCGAAGAGGGCGCGCGCCACGGACCGTCGATCATGGTTGGCGGAACGGAAGCCTCCTACAAGCGTGTCGAGAAGGTGCTGACCTCGATCGCCGCCAAGTATGATGGCGATCCGTGCTGCGCCTGGCTCGGCGAGAACGGTGCCGGCCATTTCGTCAAGACGATCCACAACGGCATCGAATATGCCGACATGCAGATGATCGCCGAAATCTACGGCGTCCTGCGCGACGGTTTCGGCAAGACGGCCGGCGAGATGGCCGACGTTTTCGGCGACTGGAACAAGGGCCGCCTCAATTCCTACCTCATCGAAATCACCGAGAAGGTGCTGTCGGCCGCCGATCCGATTTCCGGCAAGCCGATGGTCGACATGATCCTCGACAAGGCCGGCCAGAAGGGCACCGGCAAGTGGTCGGTGATCGAAAGCCAGCAGATGGGCATTCCGGCGACCGCGATCGAAGCTGCAGTTGCCGCCCGTTCGCTCTCCTCCATGAAGGGCGAGCGCGAGGCTGCCGAGAAGATCTTCGGCCTGGAATCCGCATCCTATCCGGCAAGCTACGGTCCGGATCTTCTGAAGGATCTCGAACTGGCGCTGTTTGCCGGCAAGATCGGCGCCTATGCGCAGGGCTTCGCCGTGATGTCCGCCGCGTCGAAGGAATTCGACTGGTCGCTGCCGATGCCGGTGATCGCAAAGATCTGGCGCGCCGGCTGCATCATCCGCTCGCAGTTCCTCGACGAGATCACCAAGGCCTTCACCGAAACACCGGATGCGGCGAACCTCGTCGTCACGCCGGCCTTCTCCGACATGCTGAAGGAATCGCTGCCGAGCCTGCGCCGCGTTGTCACCGCCGCACTTGCCGCCGGCCTTCCGGTTCCGGCGCTTGCTTCGGCGCTCACCTATTTCGACAGCTACCGCCGCGGCCGCGGCACGGCGAACATGATCCAGGCGCAACGCGATTTCTTCGGTGCGCATGGTTTCGACCGTGTCGACGGTGCCGACAGCCACCATGGTCCGTGGGGCAGCGGGGCAGGAGCGGGGGCGTAAGGCCCCGGTTCCGACGATACTACACTGACAACCTTGGGAGGGGATCATGACGGTCGATCTGGCTGGTGAATGGCGGCTGAGCGATGGCGAGCATATGGCCGCCATGTCGCTACCCGGTGACGTTCATTCCGCGCTGGAAGCCGCCGGCGTGATCCCCGACCCCTATGTCGGCCGCAACGAAGAGGTCGTGCAATGGGTGGCGCATCGCGACTGGACGCTGGAGCGCGACTTCACGCTCGATGACGTCGGCGGCGACTGGTATCTCGACATCGACTATCTCGATACGGTGGCGACGGTCAGCGTCAACGGCGTCACTGTGCTCGAGGAGGACAATTGCTTCCGCCGGTATCGTCCCGACGTGACGAAGGCGCTGAAGGTGGGCCAGAACACCATCCGCATTGTCATCCGCTCCAGCATCGCCGTCGGTGCGCAGCGGCAGGATGCGCAGCCATTCTACATTCCCTACCAGACGGCCAATTCGCCGATCCCCAACGGCAACATGCTGCGCAAGCCGCAATGCCATTTCGGATGGGACTGGAACATCGCGATTGCGCCGCTCGGCGTCTATGGCACGATCGCGCTGAAGAGGCTGGAAACAGCCCGCATCGAATATGTGGAGACACGGCAGGTGTGGGATGCGGACGGCGTCGACCTGCATGTGTCGGTGACGGTCTTCGCTGCCGAACCGGGCATCCTGCCGGTGCATTTCGATCTCGACGGCGAGCGGGTGCGGCTCGATTGCGGCATTTCCGCAGGCGAGACGGTGATCCGCCACGTGTTCCGCGTCGACAATCCGAAGCGCTGGTGGCCTGCCGGGAGCGGCGAGCAGGCTTTGTCGACGCTGATGGTCGGCACGGCGTCTGAAAGCGTGACGCGGCTCATCGGCTTTCGCGAAGTGGAACTCGTGACCGACAAGGATGAAGCCGGAAGCCGCTTCGTGCTCAATGTCAACGGCCGCGAAATCTTCTGCCGCGGCGCCAACTGGATCCCGGCGGACGCGCTGTTTTCTCGCACCAGCCCGGACAAGACGGAAGCACTTCTGCAGGCTGCTGCCGACGCCAACATGAACATGATCCGCGTCTGGGGCGGCGGTTTCTACGAACACGACTGGTTCTACGACGCCTGCGACCGGCTGGGGCTGATGGTCTGGCAGGACTTCATGTTCGCCTGCAACCTCTATCCCTCGACCAATGACTTTCTGGAGAACGTCTCCGCCGAGGTGGATTATCAGGTCCGCCGGCTCATCTCGCACCCGTCGATCGTGCTGTGGTGCGGCGACAACGAACTCGTCGGCGCGCTGACCTGGTTCAAGGAGTCGCTCGAAGACCGCGACCGCTATCTCGTTTCCTACGACCGGCTGAACCGGACGATCGAACAAGCTCTCAAGGCCGCATCGAAGGACGCCATCTGGTGGCCGTCGAGCCCGGCGTCGGGTTATCTCGACTTCAACGACGCGTGGCATGCCGACGGTTCCGGCGACATGCATTACTGGTCGGTCTGGCACGAGAACAAGTCGTTCGACAATTATCGCAGCGTCCGGCCGCGCTTCTGCTCTGAGTTCGGTTTCCAGTCCTACACGTCGATGCCGGTCATCCGTGATTTCGCTGCGGCGAAGGACATGAATATCGCCTCGCCGGTGATCGAACTGCACCAGAAGAATGCCGGTGGCAACGAGCGGATCGCCGGAACGATGTTCCGCTATTTCCGCTTCCCGAAGGATTTCGAGAATTTTGTCTATCTGAGCCAGATCCAGCAGGCGCTGGCGATCAGGACGGCTGTCGATTTCTGGCGGTCATTGAAGCCTCATTGCATGGGCACACTCTACTGGCAGCTCAACGACACCTGGCCAGTGGCCTCCTGGTCGGGCCTCGATTATGGCGGCAGCTGGAAAGCGTTGCACTATTTTGCCCGCCGCTTCTTCCAGCCGCTCAACGTGGCGGCAATCCCATCGGGCGACGGCGGCGAGATCGCGCTGTCGGCGGTCAACGACACGGGCGAAAGCCTGTCGCTGGACTTGACCGTCGATGCCGTGTCGTTGAACGGCAATCGTCGCCAATTGCGCTCCATGACCGTTGATGTACCGGCTGACCGGGCCGTTGCGGCCATTGCCATTCCGACCGGGGAACTTGCCACCACAGAGCTTTTGTTCTGGCGGTTCAGCGGGGCCAACGGCATGGTCGGCGGGGGGCATTATTGCCAGGGTACCTACAAGGCACTGGAGCTTGAACCGGCGGGGCTTACCGTCGAGCAGAATACGCTCGAGGATGGCGTCGTCGAGGTCACTGTCCGTGCCGAGCGGCTCGCCCTTTTCGTGACTCTCGAAGCGGATACGGCCGGCGCCTTCAGCGACAACGTCTTCGACCTGACGGCCGGCGAGACCAGGACGGTGCGGTTTACGCCGGCGGTTGCGGATGGCCCGGTGCTGGTGTCGGTCCGTGATCTGCAGTCCTGCTATTCCGTTGCGTAAAGATACAATCTCAACGGAACCTTGAAGCCGTTGTGGCGTTATTGGTCCAGCAGGTCGCGATATTGCTTGTGCCGCCGTAAAGCGACCCGTCCAACATCTTGATGTTCATCCCCAGTCCCCCTCCGTCGGGCCATCGCAAGAGCTTGCGGTGGCCCGATCGGCTGCCGAATTTGTTATTGAATTCAAAATCTTACGTTACGAATTTGTAATGTTCCCGTTCAGATACGGTTCATCGTCCGAGCGCTAGCCTCATCTCATCAACAAGGGAAAGGAAACACCCAATGAAAGCGATCTTTGCAGCCCTCATCTCCGCTTCGGTCCTTGGCGCCCCCATGGCCATGGCCGCCCAGCCGCACATGAAGACGACCACCACGACGACCTGCCGGGAGAACCCGCGCATGACCGTCTGCAAGGAAAAGACCGTCGTTCACAAGGACAATGGCAAGAAGAAGACGGTGGTGAAGAAGACCTACAAGCGCGGTCACAGGCTTGACCGTCATGCCTACCGCGTCGTGGAGCGCAACGAATGGCGCCGTCATCACCTGCGCACCCCGCCGCGCGGCCAGGAATGGGTCTATGTCGACGGCCGTTACATGCTGATCAACAGCGGCACACGCCTGATCATCAGCATCTTCGGCAACTAAGTCCGGTTTGTCGGAGGCGGATTCCGGTCCGCCTCCGCACCCTTTGAAATCGTTTTCAAAAAATTGTTCGGCAGTGGTTCCAAATCGATGGCGTGCGCACTAGTTTAGCCGCCGAAGCGATGAGGGAGGAACCAGTCATGGCATGGCACCCGGCCGATGACCGATACGAAAAGATGAAGTACAACCGCTGCGGAAATTCCGGCCTGAAACTGCCGGCGATTTCTCTCGGTCTCTGGCATAATTTCGGCAACGACACCCCGCATTCGACGAAGCAGGACATCTGCCACAAGGCGTTCGACCTCGGGATCACGCATTTCGACCTCGCCAACAATTACGGCCCGCCGGCCGGATCCGCCGAGACCGCCTTCGGCGAGATCCTGCGCAACGATTTCCGCGGCTATCGCGACGAGATGATCATTTCGTCGAAGGCCGGCTATCTGATGTGGCCGGGACCTTACGGCGAATGGGGAAGCCGCAAGTACCTGATCGCCTCCTGCGACCAGAGCCTGAAGCGGATGGGCCTCGACTATGTCGACATCTTCTATTCCCACCGCTTCGATCCGGATACGCCGCTGGAAGAGACCTGCGCTGCGCTCGACCATATCGTGCGGTCGGGCAGGGCGCTCTACGTCGGCATCTCGTCCTATAATTCGCGGCGCACGCAGGAAGCTGCCGAGATCCTGAAAAGCCTCGGCACGCCCTGCCTCATACACCAGCCGAGCTATTCGATGATCAATCGCTGGATCGAGGAGGACGGCCTCATCGACACGCTGAAATCGCTCGGCATCGGTTCGATCGTCTTCTCACCGCTCGCCCAGGGCATGCTGACGTCCAAATACCTCAACGGCATTCCGGACAGCAGCCGTGCGGCTCAGGACAAGTCGCTCAATCCCGACTTCCTCAACGAGAAGAACCTGGAAAACATCCGCGCCCTCAACCGGATCGCCGAGCGCCGCGGCCAGACGCTGGCGCAGATGGCGATTGCCTGGGTGCTGCGCGAAGGCCGGATCACCACCGCGCTGATCGGTGCCAGCCGAGCCTCGCAGGTCGAGGATTGCGTCAAGGCGCTCGACAAGCTCGATTTCACGGCAGACGAGCTTGCCGAGATCGACCGTTATGCGCGCGAGGCGGACATCAATCTCTGGGCCGCATCGGCTGAGCGGAAGGGACCGCCGCGTAAGCATAAGTAACGTCGGCGGGCCTTTGGGAGGAGACCTTGATGATACGCAATCCGATCCTGCCGGGCTTCAACCCGGATCCGTCGATCTGCCGGGTTGGCGATGACTACTACATCGCCACCTCGACCTTCGAATGGTTTCCGGGCGTGCAGATCCATCACTCGCGCGATCTGGTGAACTGGCGGCTGGTCCGCCGCCCGCTGGAGCGCGCAAGCCAGCTCGACATGCGCGGCAATCCGGACAGCTGCGGCATCTGGGCGCCGTGCCTGTCCTTTGCCGACGGACAGTTCTGGCTCGTCTACACCGACGTCAAGCGGCTCGACGGTTCGTTCAAGGACGCGCACAACTACATCGTCACCGCGACGTCGATTGCGGGCGAGTGGTCCGATCCGGTCTATGTCAATTCGTCCGGTTTCGACCCGTCGTTGTTTCACGATGACGACGGGCGCAAATGGTTCATGAACATGCACTGGAACCATCTGCCGGTGGCGCATGGCACCGTCGGCGGCAACACCGCCTTTGACGGCATTCTGCTGCAGGAGTGGGACGCCGAAACGAAGAGCCTCAAGGGGCCGATCCACAACATTTATCCCGGCACGGATCGCGGCCTTGTCGAGGGGCCGCACATCTTCAAGAAGAATGGCTGGTACTATCTGACCACCGCCGAGGGCGGTACGGGCTACGATCACGCGATCACCATGGCACGCTCGCGCACGATCACCGGCCCTTACGAAACGCATCCGGACAAGCATCTCCTGAGCGCCAAGGGTCACGGCGATGCGCCGTTGCAGCGGACCGGGCACGGACAGTATTTCGAGACGCCGGACGGACGACCGGCAACGACCTTTCTCTGCGGACGGCCACTGTCACCGCTGCGCCGCTGCACGCTCGGCCGGGAGACGGGGCTGGAAGCCTGTGTCTGGAAGGAGGACGGCTGGCTCTATCCGCTGAGCGGTTCGCCGGTCGCACGCCTCGAAGTGCCGGAGCTCTCCGGCGCCCAGAAGGTGGACGAGCCGAGGGCAATCGAGCATGTCTTCGACACGCCAGACCTGCCCGACGACTTCCAGTGGCTGCGGACACCGGCACCCGAGCGCATCTTCAGCCTGACGGATCATCCCGGCCGCCTTCGCCTCTTTGGGCGGGAAAGCATCGGCTCGTGGTTCGAACAGGCGCTGGTGGCGCGGCGGCAGGAGCATCATTGCTTCCGGGCCGAGACCGTGCTGGAATTTTCTCCGGACACCTATCAGCAGATGGCCGGGCTGACGCATTACTACAACCGCAACAAGCTCTTCGCGCTGGCCGCCACCGTGGATGCGGAACTGGGGCGTTGCCTGACGATCCTCGCCTGTGCCGGTGATCCGTCGATGAAGCTCTCCTATCCGGTGGGTATGGGCGCGTCCGTGCCGGACGGTCCGTTGCATCTGGCCCTGGAGGTGCGCGACAACGATCTGCGGTTCTTCTGGAAGGCGGAAGGCGCGAATGATTGGCAGCCGATCGGGCCGATGCTTGACGCAGGCGTCATATCGGACGAGGGCGGACTTGGCGAGCATTGCTCGTTTACCGGCGCCTTTGCCGGCATGTTCGCCTTCGACATGACGGGCAGGGGGAAACCGGCCGATTTCAGCCGGTTCCTGTATCAGATCCTCGACTGAGGCTTAGGACTGGCCGCCAAGGCAATCGCTGAGCGACGTCGCGACACCGTGCAGCAAGGTGAAGTAGAGATCGGGGCCGTCAGGAATGGCGGCGCCGAGCGGATCGAGCGTTGCGGCCTTGGCGTTCGTGCCTTCCATGACAACGTTGACGAGCTTCGGCTCGAATTCCGGCTCGGCGAAGACGCAGGTGGCGTTCAGGCTGGCGATCTTGTCGTGGATTTCCTTGATGCGGGCCGCACCCGGTGCAGTCTCGGGGCTGACCGTGATCGAGCCGGCTTCGTTCACGCCGTAGCGCATTTCGAAATAGTGGTAAGCGTCGTGGAAGACGATGAAGGGCTTGTCCTTGATAGGGGCGACGATCGTGGTGATCTGCGCGTCCAGTTCGCCGAGGCGCTTCTCGAGCTTGGCTTCGTTGGCGCGGTATTTCGCGGCGTTTTTCGGATCAGCCTTTTCCAGCGTCGCGGCCATGTCGCGGGCGATCGCCTTGGCATTTTCCGGATCGAGCCAGAGGTGCGGATCATAGGCACCGTCGTCGTCGCCGTCATCATCCGCCTCGAACGTGCCGCCTTCGCGCGGCTGGAGCTTGATCAGGCCCTTGGCCTTGTCGAGCTGTGTCACGGTTGCGTTGCCGGAGAGGGAGGAAAGCGGCTTCTGGAGAAAGGACTCCAGCGTCGGGCCAACCCAGAAAATGACATTCGCGTCCTGCAGCTTCGTCGCATCCGACGGCTTCAGGGAATAGGCGTGCGGCGAGGACGCTCCGTCAACGAGAATGTCGGGCGTGCCGACACCTTCCATGATGGCGGCGGCCAGCGAATGGATCGGTTTGATCGTGACCACGACATTCGGTGCGGCGGCGGCCTGGCCCGCGGCAAACAGAATGGCTGCCGAGGCGAGGAGGGAAGTCAGTTTCATGGGAGGCTCCTTTGGCAATATGTTATAAAGTTACATATCTTGTGTAATGCTATAACGTATGCGATATGAGCCTGCAAGATTGAATGAGAGCGAATATGCTGAAAAAAATGAATGGCGATGGCGGGCCTCTTGTCTCGCTCGACAATGCCGGCGTCACGCGCAACGGTCGCTGGTTGGTGCGCGGCGTCGAGTTCAGTGTCGCGCCGGGCGAAATCGTCACGCTGATCGGCCCGAACGGTTCCGGGAAGTCGACGAGCGCCAAGATGGCGATCGGCGTCCTGAAGCCGGATGAGGGCAGGGTGACGCGCCGGGCGGGCCTTAAGGTCGGCTACGTGCCGCAGAAGCTTGCCATCGACTGGACACTGCCCCTGAGCGTGCGTCGGTTGATGACGCTGACCGGTCCGCTGCCGGCGGCCGACATCGAGGAAGCGATGAAGGCGACCGGGATCGCCCATATGGCGAATGCGGCGGTGCAGGGTCTTTCCGGCGGCGAATTCCAGCGCGCGTTGATCGCCCGCGCGATCGCCCGCAAGCCCGACCTTCTGGTGCTGGACGAACCGGTCCAGGGCGTCGATTATTCCGGCGAAATCGCCATCTACGATCTGATCCGCGAGATCCGCAACCAGACCGGCTGCGGCATCCTGATGATCTCGCACGATCTGCACATCGTCATGGCGGCCACCGATACGGTCATCTGCCTCAACGGCCATGTCTGCTGCCGAGGCACGCCGCAGAGCGTCAGCCAGAGCGCCGAATATGCGAGCCTGTTCGGTATGCGCGGTGCGCAGACGCTGGCGGTCTATTCGCATGAACACGACCACACGCACCTGCCGGACGGGCGCGTACGCCACGCGGATGGCAGCGTGACGGAACATTGCCACCCCGATGACGGCCATCACCACGATCACCCTCATCATGATCATGCCGATCACAATCATGATGGGCACCATCACGATGGCGACGATCACGGGCATCATCCGCATTCGCATGAAGAGGGTTCGCGCCATGCTTGACGATTTCTTCGTTCGCGCCCTGATCGCCGGCATTGCGGTGGCGCTGATGGCAGGCCCCCTCGGCTGCTTCATCGTCTGGCGGCGGATGGCTTATTTCGGTGACACGATGGCGCATTCGGCGCTGCTCGGCGTTGCCCTGCATCTGATGTTCCAGCTCAACATGGTGGCGGCCGTGTTCACCGTTGCCGTGGCGATCTCCGTCATCCTCATCCTGCTGCAACGCCGCCAGGCGCTGTCGGCGGATGCGCTGCTCGGCATTCTCTCGCATGCGACGCTGGCGATCGGCCTCGTGCTGGTCGCGTTCATGACCTGGGTGCGCATCGACCTGCTGGCCTATCTGTTCGGCGACATCCTGGCGGTCGACAAGACCGACATCGCCATGGTCTGGGGTGGCGGAGCGATCGTCATCGGCTGCATCGTGGCGCTGTGGCGGCCGCTGCTGGCGGCAACCGTCAATGCGGAACTGGCCGAAGCCGAGGGCCTCAAGCCGGAGCGGGCGCGCTTCCTGTTCATGGTGCTGATGGCGCTCGTCATCGCCATCGCCATGAAGATCGTCGGCATCATGCTGATCACCTCGCTGCTGATCATTCCGGCGGCAACCGCGCGGCGATTCTCCTCGACACCGGAAATGATGGCGGTGGTCGCTTCCGTCATCGGTGTCCTGGCGGTGACCGGCGGGCTCTACGGCTCGCTGACCTACGATACGCCGTCAGGCCCGTCGATCGTCGTCGCGGCGCTGATACTCTTCCTCTTGTCACTGCTGCCGGTGTCACGCAAACTCGCCCGCAGCGGCACTGGAGCATGACCATGAACGAGATGATCAAACTGACGAAGAACCAGGAACTGGTGCTGGGCGCGCTTTCCGATGCGGATGGCGCGCTGTCGGCCTACCAGATCCTCGACCTTCTGCGCGATGACGGCTTTCGCGCGCCGCTGCAGGTCTACCGGGCGCTGGAGAAGCTGACCGAATCGGGGCTGGTGCATCGGCTCGAAAGCATCAACGCCTTCATCGCCTGCGCCCATCGCCACAAGGATTGCTGCGGTGGCCACGGTGCCGGCATTGCCGCCTTCGCCATCTGCGAAAAATGCGGCCATGTCAGCGAGTTCCACGACCATGGGCTCGAGGACCGGCTGGCCGCGCTGACGCAGTCCAAGAAGTTCGTGCCGAGCAAGACCACGGTCGAAATCCGCGGCCTCTGCGAAGCCTGTGCGGCGGGGGCCTGATCCTTTCTCTCTGCTTGCCCCTCACCCTGACCCTCTCCCCGCCGGCGGGGAGAGGGAATGCGGACCTTCCTCTGTATTACGCAACGCCACTATCTCGCGTCCTTCTCCCCGCATGCGGAGAGACAGTGTCGGCAGGCAGATGAGGGGCGCTTTATACGGACGCCTCCTGTCCGCTCAATCCAGACACCGCAGGTCCTTCGCAAACCGCTGCCAGTTGGCTACGTAGTGCGCGGCCGATTTCTTAAGCCCTTCCACTGCGTCTGCATCCAGCGTGCGGACCACGCGCGCGGGGCTGCCGACGATCAGGGAATTGTCCGGAAATTCCTTGCCTTCCGTCACCAGCGCATTGGCCCCGACGATGCAGTTGTTGCCGATCCTCGCCCGGTTGAGGATGGTGGCGCCCATGCCGACCAGCGAATTGTCGCCGATGACGCAGCCATGGACGATGGCGCGGTGGCCGATGGTGCAGCCTTCGCCGATTGTCGCCGGCGCGCCGGGATCGGAATGGATGACCACGCCGTCCTGGATGTTGGTGCGCGCGCCGATCGTCATCTGCTCGTTGTCGCCCCGAAGGACCGCACCGAACCAGATGCCCACATCCTCGCCGATGACAACATTGCCGATGACCTGAGCATCCGGAGCGATCCAGTATTTGCCGTCTTCCGGCGTTTTCGGCTGAGTGTCTCCGAGCGCGTAAAGCGGCATGCGATTCCTCCGGCTGCTTTTTCTGTCTGTGTCACGGATGCTAGCATCAAAGCGGACAGCGATGAAAACTGGTTTTTTGCCGCGACATGCGCTATCTGGCCGGCCAAAGGATGAACGAATGTACGCTGAAGCCCTGAAAGCCGGCCAAAAGATTTTCGCGGTTGCACCCATGATCGATTGGACCGATCGGCATTGCCGTTTCCTGCATCGGCTGGTGTCGGCCCGTGCGCTGCTCTACACCGAGATGGTGG
Proteins encoded in this region:
- a CDS encoding cation-translocating P-type ATPase, yielding MSCCAPGTEAALEAEQASHSLPSREELWLASRDLGQGERQTDLSVPGVYCGACISTVENALRKQKGIVRARVNLSSKRVSFVWREDVDGQRTDPLAFASAIANTGYEAHLFVPGEDESRGMLNQLLRAVAVAGFAAANIMLLSVSVWSGAEAATRDMFHWISAMIAGPALIYSGRFFFISAWGALKHGRANMDVPISLAVILAYGMSLWETMHHGAHAWFDASVTLLFFLLIGRTLDHMMRDRARSAITGLAKLSPRGAMIVTEEGGREYRPIEDVRPGDRIAVAAGERVPVDGVIESGVSDLDKSIVTGESVPVRVAAGDALQAGVVNLTGPVVLKATATARDSFLAEIIGLMESAEGGRARYRRIADRAAEIYAPAVHLLALGAFLFWGLYGGDWKHALLVAIAVLIITCPCALGLAVPVVQVVAAGRLFKNGIMVKDGSAMERLAEIDTVLFDKTGTLTAGRPELVDKAELNAGYLDIAAELAGHSNHPLSAALARHGRASGQRFDAIREIPGAGLEAETAEGVYRLGSRLFACGAGAHADTSAEAYSEVVLSLDGRELEVFRFRDHMRADAGEVLTELAAKGMRTAMISGDREPVVKAFAARLGIADWQAGMSPKDKAEHCAALKREGRTVLMVGDGINDAPALSAAHVSMAPATAADIGRQAADFVFMHESLEAVPLAIAVSRRAGRLIRENFGLAIVYNVIAVPIALMGLATPLIAAIAMSSSSIIVVLNALRLNRLGRARAQGDAKPKAGSSAAPKVDAKAALS
- the ccoS gene encoding cbb3-type cytochrome oxidase assembly protein CcoS, translating into MSNLVLLIPIALFLGGLGLFAFLWSLKSGQYDDLDGAAWRVLDDDDDRPAAG
- the gndA gene encoding NADP-dependent phosphogluconate dehydrogenase, with the protein product MEQAEIGLIGLGVMGANLALNIAEKGNKIAVFNRTVEKTHEFFKDAGALKDKIIPCETIEDFVAAIRPPRPIIIMIKAGEAVDQQIEHLKPYLSSGDIMIDAGNANFRDTMARFDRLKDTELTFIGMGVSGGEEGARHGPSIMVGGTEASYKRVEKVLTSIAAKYDGDPCCAWLGENGAGHFVKTIHNGIEYADMQMIAEIYGVLRDGFGKTAGEMADVFGDWNKGRLNSYLIEITEKVLSAADPISGKPMVDMILDKAGQKGTGKWSVIESQQMGIPATAIEAAVAARSLSSMKGEREAAEKIFGLESASYPASYGPDLLKDLELALFAGKIGAYAQGFAVMSAASKEFDWSLPMPVIAKIWRAGCIIRSQFLDEITKAFTETPDAANLVVTPAFSDMLKESLPSLRRVVTAALAAGLPVPALASALTYFDSYRRGRGTANMIQAQRDFFGAHGFDRVDGADSHHGPWGSGAGAGA
- a CDS encoding beta-mannosidase, with protein sequence MTVDLAGEWRLSDGEHMAAMSLPGDVHSALEAAGVIPDPYVGRNEEVVQWVAHRDWTLERDFTLDDVGGDWYLDIDYLDTVATVSVNGVTVLEEDNCFRRYRPDVTKALKVGQNTIRIVIRSSIAVGAQRQDAQPFYIPYQTANSPIPNGNMLRKPQCHFGWDWNIAIAPLGVYGTIALKRLETARIEYVETRQVWDADGVDLHVSVTVFAAEPGILPVHFDLDGERVRLDCGISAGETVIRHVFRVDNPKRWWPAGSGEQALSTLMVGTASESVTRLIGFREVELVTDKDEAGSRFVLNVNGREIFCRGANWIPADALFSRTSPDKTEALLQAAADANMNMIRVWGGGFYEHDWFYDACDRLGLMVWQDFMFACNLYPSTNDFLENVSAEVDYQVRRLISHPSIVLWCGDNELVGALTWFKESLEDRDRYLVSYDRLNRTIEQALKAASKDAIWWPSSPASGYLDFNDAWHADGSGDMHYWSVWHENKSFDNYRSVRPRFCSEFGFQSYTSMPVIRDFAAAKDMNIASPVIELHQKNAGGNERIAGTMFRYFRFPKDFENFVYLSQIQQALAIRTAVDFWRSLKPHCMGTLYWQLNDTWPVASWSGLDYGGSWKALHYFARRFFQPLNVAAIPSGDGGEIALSAVNDTGESLSLDLTVDAVSLNGNRRQLRSMTVDVPADRAVAAIAIPTGELATTELLFWRFSGANGMVGGGHYCQGTYKALELEPAGLTVEQNTLEDGVVEVTVRAERLALFVTLEADTAGAFSDNVFDLTAGETRTVRFTPAVADGPVLVSVRDLQSCYSVA
- a CDS encoding RcnB family protein translates to MKAIFAALISASVLGAPMAMAAQPHMKTTTTTTCRENPRMTVCKEKTVVHKDNGKKKTVVKKTYKRGHRLDRHAYRVVERNEWRRHHLRTPPRGQEWVYVDGRYMLINSGTRLIISIFGN